The following proteins are encoded in a genomic region of Agromyces sp. CF514:
- a CDS encoding FHA domain-containing protein has product MSITMHVDDEPTPGLGADGRPDPAYAAALGLIPAPSGRRAAAFALDAAIWVVLALPTVFGVVALANALVAAGASSATDLAALGPGELAGPFIAIAVGQALTGVFGVVQLVTHGLRGVTVGKASFGVRSVSVVDFGKAGFWRIVLRALVLWASWVVLLVIGPALMFLSGNWDPEQRGRSWLDRIGRCYAVDSRRGLDPFDAKAIRHARRLLASSPDAGAAKPPSLASDRPAGEFLIPSQRSSSGVVSAGGSVETGQWTPPPVGTTAPPVQTVPLPPTAPAPAAAPAPAPAAPRPSDSVPAPASDRIVLVFDDGTRVAPAEYGLIGRAPGGGSGDGAQLVPLADPSMLISKVHAEFGVDASGFWIADRGSTNGTDVRHPDGRDETLPGGVRTPLAVGSVVAVGGRSFTIARESGR; this is encoded by the coding sequence GTGAGCATCACGATGCACGTCGACGACGAGCCCACGCCCGGACTCGGCGCCGACGGACGACCCGATCCCGCCTACGCGGCCGCCCTCGGCCTGATCCCGGCACCGAGCGGGCGCCGGGCGGCGGCGTTCGCGCTCGACGCCGCGATCTGGGTCGTGCTCGCCCTGCCGACGGTGTTCGGGGTCGTCGCACTGGCGAACGCGCTCGTCGCCGCCGGAGCCTCGTCGGCGACCGATCTCGCGGCGCTCGGGCCGGGCGAGCTCGCCGGGCCGTTCATCGCGATCGCCGTCGGGCAGGCCCTCACGGGCGTCTTCGGAGTCGTGCAGCTGGTCACGCACGGGTTGCGCGGCGTCACGGTCGGCAAGGCCTCGTTCGGCGTCCGCTCGGTCAGCGTGGTCGACTTCGGCAAGGCCGGGTTCTGGCGCATCGTGCTCCGTGCCCTCGTGCTCTGGGCGAGCTGGGTCGTGCTGCTCGTCATCGGCCCGGCGCTCATGTTCCTCTCTGGCAACTGGGATCCCGAGCAGCGGGGGCGCTCCTGGCTCGACCGCATCGGCCGCTGCTACGCGGTCGACAGCCGACGCGGTCTCGACCCGTTCGACGCGAAGGCGATCCGCCACGCGCGCCGACTCCTCGCCTCCTCGCCCGACGCGGGCGCTGCGAAGCCGCCGTCGCTCGCCAGCGACCGGCCCGCCGGCGAGTTCCTCATCCCCTCGCAGCGCTCGAGCTCTGGCGTGGTCTCGGCCGGCGGTTCCGTCGAGACCGGGCAGTGGACCCCGCCGCCCGTCGGTACGACGGCACCGCCCGTGCAGACCGTGCCCCTGCCGCCCACGGCGCCCGCACCGGCCGCCGCACCGGCGCCCGCGCCGGCCGCTCCTCGGCCTTCCGATTCCGTCCCGGCGCCGGCATCCGACCGCATCGTGCTCGTCTTCGACGACGGCACGCGCGTCGCCCCGGCCGAGTACGGCCTGATCGGCCGTGCGCCAGGCGGAGGCTCAGGCGACGGCGCCCAGCTCGTGCCGCTCGCCGACCCGTCGATGCTGATCTCGAAGGTGCACGCCGAGTTCGGCGTCGACGCCTCGGGCTTCTGGATCGCCGACCGCGGCTCCACGAACGGCACCGACGTGCGGCATCCCGACGGTCGGGACGAGACGCTGCCCGGCGGCGTGCGCACCCCGCTCGCCGTCGGCAGCGTGGTCGCGGTCGGCGGCCGCAGCTTCACGATCGCACGCGAATCCGGAAGGTAG
- a CDS encoding FtsK/SpoIIIE domain-containing protein — MKLKVGLRRQQGAPVDLVITTDATATVGDVATAIAHNDPASAGLRGATGLSLAVAPPTSSEPIVLDPQVLIGDAAIGSGFNAAVVAGHAAGSQGGQPGVGAVLRVHNGPDAGRDYPLPRGASIIGRAAGADIVLVDALASKRHARVEVDQSSIELVDLNSANGLVVDGGLVQRVRVIPGQKITIGDTDISFSLVAPSDAAPAADPVLERGGSLMFNRSPRVEERYPGTEHRHPTVPNESEPRLFPWPMIVAPVMLGFAMYVITGRATSLIIVAMSPLMMLGNFIGQRTQQGKKLRLEIDTFETQIEDLEERLAKETVVERARRHEESPAVASVYEQAMRLGPLLWTRRPEHWNFLALRLGVGRARSRNTVAQSNELKGIARFARQVDVLRDRHEFIDDVPLVEMLPSSGAIGIAGPRHLAADVLRGLGVQLFGLHAPNELITAAIVDPAWAREIEWMKWLPHTTSPKSPFADLALADSQSAGTALLNALEETILGRLSGTASRRGPLSTDDSTMSLGARVGGSGGSPGDLDGDLALVLIVTNDAPVDRPRLTQVIERGADAGIFTIFLAPTVESLPAACRTFIDATDGLEHARVGYVRAGEDYREAVIEGVSNQYAEVFAKRLAPVVDSSSVTADSTDLPRSVSLLRLLGTDLAAQPSTAVERWRQNNSILDRTRGTRPRLKRAGTLKAFIGQGSPDAMSLDLRTQGPHALVGGTTGSGKSEFLQAWVLGMAAEYSPDRVTFLFVDYKGGSAFADCVELPHCVGLVTDLSPHLVRRALTSLRAELHHREHLFNRKKAKDLLELEKRQDPETPPALVLVIDEFAALAGEVPEFVDGVVDIAQRGRSLGIHLIMATQRPAGVIKDNLRANTNLRVALRMADVSDSNDVVGDPVAGTFDPSIPGRGIAKTGPGRLVPFQSGYAGGWTSEAPEVAQAKVAELRFGGAIVWEGEAEGESDTHDEDLGPNDQKRLVKNLIAAASEARIPAPRRPWLDDLATTVDLRALPQDGDSRIPLGLADIPERQLQEPMYFTPDTDGHMLVYGTSGAGKSTALRSIAIAVGARPDLSRAVVYGLDFGTGSLRAIEDLPHVGSIVPGDDAERVQRLLRNIRSVLDERAKRFSAVNAATLSEYRAITGRTDESRILLLIDGFGTFKQEWETTSARSPFYAIFMRLLGEGRPLGIHAIVTADRYGAVPTAVSANVSKRIILRMSDDGAYAILGAPKDVLNERSAPGRAIVDGFETQIAAIGGTANVAEQTSAMQEFAAALRARGAVEASEIGALPTSLVPTELPDQVDGQPVIGVSDDLLGPKGFEPIGTFVIAGPPKSGKSNALRALVTSMRRFDPAAELFHFGGRRAVLREFAPWRRSATNIEDARALAKELVGIVGDESIPGRIMIVVENVTEFGDTDAERPLKELFQAINRSDHFLVGDGDVSQLSSGYGLVGELKAGRRGIALRPETYDGDSLFKVPFPKVARHEYPEGRGIFVENGAFVTVQLPLVGEQPLGG; from the coding sequence ATGAAGCTCAAAGTCGGACTCCGGCGCCAGCAGGGGGCGCCCGTCGACCTCGTCATCACGACGGATGCCACCGCCACCGTCGGCGACGTCGCCACCGCGATCGCGCACAACGACCCGGCTTCTGCCGGACTGCGCGGTGCGACGGGCCTCAGCCTCGCGGTCGCGCCGCCGACCTCGAGCGAGCCGATCGTGCTCGACCCGCAGGTGCTCATCGGCGATGCCGCGATCGGCTCCGGCTTCAACGCGGCGGTCGTCGCCGGCCATGCCGCGGGTTCGCAGGGCGGACAGCCAGGGGTCGGCGCCGTGCTGCGCGTGCACAACGGTCCCGACGCCGGCCGCGACTACCCGCTGCCGCGAGGTGCGAGCATCATCGGCCGCGCCGCAGGGGCGGACATCGTGCTGGTCGACGCGCTCGCCTCCAAGCGCCACGCGCGCGTCGAGGTCGACCAGTCCTCGATCGAGCTCGTCGACCTGAACTCGGCCAACGGGCTCGTCGTCGACGGCGGTCTCGTGCAGCGCGTCCGCGTGATCCCCGGCCAGAAGATCACGATCGGCGACACCGACATCTCCTTCTCGCTCGTCGCCCCGAGCGACGCCGCCCCAGCGGCCGACCCGGTGCTCGAACGCGGCGGGTCGCTCATGTTCAACCGTTCGCCGCGCGTCGAGGAGCGCTACCCGGGCACCGAGCACCGGCATCCGACCGTTCCGAACGAGTCCGAGCCACGCCTGTTCCCGTGGCCCATGATCGTCGCGCCCGTCATGCTCGGCTTCGCGATGTACGTCATCACCGGGCGCGCGACATCGCTCATCATCGTCGCCATGTCACCGCTCATGATGCTCGGCAACTTCATCGGCCAGCGCACCCAGCAGGGCAAGAAGCTGCGGCTCGAGATCGACACGTTCGAGACGCAGATCGAGGACCTCGAGGAGAGGCTCGCGAAGGAGACCGTGGTCGAGCGTGCGCGACGCCATGAGGAGTCGCCCGCAGTCGCCTCCGTCTACGAACAGGCCATGCGCCTCGGCCCGCTGCTCTGGACCCGTCGCCCCGAGCACTGGAACTTCCTCGCGCTGCGACTCGGCGTCGGGCGTGCCCGCAGCCGCAACACGGTCGCGCAGTCCAACGAGCTCAAGGGCATCGCCCGGTTCGCGCGCCAGGTCGACGTGCTGCGCGACCGGCACGAGTTCATCGACGACGTCCCGCTCGTCGAGATGCTGCCGAGCTCGGGCGCCATCGGCATCGCAGGCCCCCGTCATCTCGCGGCCGACGTGCTGCGCGGCCTCGGAGTGCAGCTGTTCGGCCTGCACGCGCCGAACGAACTCATCACCGCGGCGATCGTCGACCCCGCGTGGGCGCGTGAGATCGAGTGGATGAAGTGGCTCCCGCACACCACGAGCCCGAAGTCGCCGTTCGCCGACCTCGCCCTCGCCGACAGCCAATCCGCGGGCACCGCCCTGCTCAATGCGCTCGAAGAGACGATCCTCGGGCGGCTCTCGGGCACCGCGAGCCGCCGCGGGCCGCTCAGCACCGACGACTCGACCATGTCGCTCGGCGCCCGTGTCGGCGGCTCGGGCGGCTCGCCGGGCGATCTCGACGGCGACCTCGCCCTCGTGCTCATCGTCACCAACGACGCCCCCGTCGACCGGCCCCGCCTCACCCAGGTCATCGAGCGCGGTGCGGATGCCGGCATCTTCACGATCTTCCTCGCGCCCACCGTCGAGTCGCTGCCCGCCGCGTGCCGCACGTTCATCGACGCGACCGACGGACTCGAGCACGCCCGCGTCGGCTACGTGCGCGCGGGCGAGGACTATCGCGAGGCGGTCATCGAGGGCGTCTCGAACCAGTACGCAGAGGTCTTCGCGAAGCGGCTCGCGCCCGTCGTCGACTCGAGCTCGGTCACCGCCGACTCGACCGACCTGCCGCGCAGCGTCTCGCTGCTGCGCCTGCTCGGCACCGACCTCGCGGCGCAGCCCTCGACCGCGGTCGAGCGCTGGCGGCAGAACAACTCGATCCTCGACCGCACGCGCGGCACCCGACCGCGCCTGAAGCGCGCCGGCACGCTCAAGGCCTTCATCGGCCAAGGCAGTCCCGACGCGATGTCGCTCGACCTGCGCACCCAGGGTCCGCACGCGCTCGTCGGCGGCACCACGGGTTCGGGCAAGTCCGAGTTCCTGCAGGCGTGGGTGCTCGGCATGGCCGCCGAGTACAGCCCCGACCGGGTCACGTTCCTCTTCGTCGACTACAAGGGCGGGTCCGCGTTCGCCGACTGCGTCGAGCTGCCGCACTGCGTCGGGCTCGTGACCGACCTGAGCCCCCACCTCGTCCGCCGCGCGCTCACGAGCCTCCGGGCCGAGCTGCACCACCGCGAGCACCTGTTCAACCGCAAGAAGGCGAAGGACCTCCTCGAGCTCGAGAAGCGCCAGGATCCCGAGACGCCCCCGGCGCTCGTGCTCGTCATCGACGAGTTCGCGGCCCTCGCGGGCGAGGTGCCCGAGTTCGTCGACGGCGTCGTCGACATCGCGCAGCGCGGTCGCTCGCTCGGCATCCACCTGATCATGGCCACCCAGCGGCCCGCCGGCGTCATCAAGGACAACCTGCGCGCCAACACGAACCTCAGGGTCGCGCTGCGCATGGCGGATGTCTCCGACTCGAACGACGTCGTCGGCGACCCCGTCGCGGGCACGTTCGATCCCTCGATCCCGGGTCGCGGCATCGCCAAGACCGGGCCAGGGCGACTCGTGCCGTTCCAGTCCGGCTACGCCGGCGGATGGACGAGCGAGGCGCCGGAGGTCGCGCAGGCGAAGGTCGCCGAACTCCGGTTCGGCGGCGCGATCGTGTGGGAGGGCGAGGCCGAGGGCGAGTCCGACACCCACGATGAGGACCTCGGCCCGAACGACCAGAAGCGGCTCGTGAAGAACCTCATCGCCGCGGCGTCCGAGGCTCGGATCCCGGCTCCTCGCCGGCCGTGGCTCGACGACCTGGCGACCACCGTCGACCTGCGCGCGCTGCCGCAGGACGGCGACTCCCGGATCCCGCTCGGCCTCGCCGACATCCCCGAGCGCCAGCTCCAGGAGCCGATGTACTTCACGCCCGACACCGACGGCCACATGCTCGTCTACGGCACGAGCGGTGCCGGCAAGTCCACCGCACTGCGCTCGATCGCGATCGCCGTCGGTGCGCGGCCCGACCTGTCGCGCGCAGTGGTCTACGGCCTCGACTTCGGCACCGGATCCCTGCGCGCGATCGAGGACCTGCCGCACGTCGGCTCGATCGTGCCCGGCGACGACGCCGAGCGCGTGCAGCGGCTGCTCCGCAACATCCGATCGGTGCTCGATGAACGCGCCAAGCGGTTCTCGGCCGTGAACGCTGCGACACTCTCCGAGTACCGGGCCATCACGGGCCGCACCGACGAGTCGCGCATCCTGCTGCTCATCGACGGCTTCGGCACCTTCAAGCAGGAGTGGGAGACCACGTCGGCGCGTTCGCCGTTCTACGCGATCTTCATGCGACTGCTCGGCGAGGGGCGCCCGCTCGGCATCCACGCCATCGTCACGGCCGACCGCTACGGCGCCGTGCCGACCGCGGTCAGCGCGAACGTGTCCAAGCGCATCATCCTGCGGATGTCGGATGACGGCGCGTACGCGATCCTCGGTGCCCCGAAAGACGTGCTCAACGAGCGCAGCGCCCCGGGGCGCGCCATCGTCGACGGGTTCGAGACGCAGATCGCGGCCATCGGCGGCACCGCGAACGTCGCCGAGCAGACGAGCGCCATGCAGGAGTTCGCGGCAGCGCTCCGCGCACGCGGAGCCGTCGAGGCGTCCGAGATCGGCGCGCTGCCGACTTCGCTGGTGCCGACCGAACTGCCCGACCAGGTCGACGGGCAACCCGTCATCGGCGTCTCCGACGACCTGCTCGGTCCCAAGGGCTTCGAGCCGATCGGCACGTTCGTGATCGCCGGACCGCCGAAGAGCGGCAAGTCGAACGCGCTGCGCGCGCTCGTGACGTCGATGCGGCGGTTCGACCCGGCGGCCGAGCTGTTCCACTTCGGCGGACGCCGGGCGGTGCTGCGCGAGTTCGCGCCGTGGCGGCGTTCGGCGACGAACATCGAAGACGCCAGGGCGCTCGCGAAGGAACTCGTGGGCATCGTCGGCGACGAGTCGATCCCCGGCCGCATCATGATCGTCGTCGAGAACGTCACCGAGTTCGGCGACACCGACGCCGAGCGCCCCCTCAAGGAGCTGTTCCAGGCGATCAACCGCAGCGACCACTTCCTCGTCGGCGACGGGGACGTGTCGCAGCTCAGCTCGGGGTACGGCCTCGTGGGCGAGCTCAAGGCCGGTCGTCGCGGCATCGCGCTCCGCCCCGAGACCTACGACGGTGACTCGCTGTTCAAGGTGCCCTTCCCGAAGGTCGCCCGCCACGAGTACCCGGAGGGCCGTGGCATCTTCGTCGAGAACGGCGCATTCGTGACCGTGCAGCTGCCGCTCGTGGGCGAGCAGCCGCTCGGTGGGTAG
- a CDS encoding WXG100 family type VII secretion target has translation MADFKASYGEMESMAGKLDSGREDIGDVLRRLKDDVDRLLGDDFKTQHASGKFGEGYTELTTGLEKAIEGISDMGDSLRKMMQAIKDTDQALAGN, from the coding sequence ATGGCAGACTTCAAGGCTTCTTACGGCGAGATGGAATCGATGGCCGGCAAGCTCGACAGCGGTCGTGAGGACATCGGCGACGTGCTCCGCCGCCTGAAGGACGACGTCGACCGCCTGCTCGGCGACGACTTCAAGACGCAGCACGCGTCGGGCAAGTTCGGCGAGGGCTACACCGAGCTGACCACCGGCCTCGAGAAGGCGATCGAGGGCATCAGCGACATGGGCGACTCGCTCCGCAAGATGATGCAGGCGATCAAGGACACCGACCAGGCGCTCGCCGGCAACTGA